Proteins found in one Nocardia brasiliensis ATCC 700358 genomic segment:
- a CDS encoding methyltransferase, whose protein sequence is MVDLRRDLSEDEKLFVLTHYQESTSTTQSADGAFFTPLGLAHDMRIEVVGTRILDLGAGIGGLAFACRNPYGQANGEPARELVCVERNPEFVRVGMKVVPEATWWCGDLLGLHRQRMRSFDTVIANPPFGHVARTADGPGYHGPRFEYHTIAVAAQLARHGVFLIPQTSAPFRYSDRPRMEHDQGDAEYHRFRAGTGITLHANCGIDTSYYRDDWHHPPPTTEIVTCDFTDTARARRRRSQATVTQITHAFARPGWPDRAAS, encoded by the coding sequence TTGGTCGATCTTCGCCGGGATCTGAGCGAGGACGAGAAGTTGTTCGTGCTCACCCACTATCAGGAATCGACCAGCACGACTCAGTCTGCGGATGGGGCGTTCTTCACCCCGCTGGGGTTGGCCCATGATATGCGTATCGAGGTCGTCGGTACTCGAATCCTCGATCTCGGTGCGGGTATCGGCGGGCTGGCCTTCGCATGCCGCAATCCCTACGGGCAAGCCAACGGTGAACCGGCGCGGGAACTGGTGTGTGTCGAACGGAACCCCGAATTCGTGCGGGTCGGGATGAAGGTCGTGCCCGAGGCGACGTGGTGGTGTGGGGATCTGCTGGGTTTGCACCGGCAACGGATGCGCTCGTTCGACACCGTGATCGCCAACCCGCCCTTCGGGCACGTCGCCCGCACCGCGGATGGTCCCGGCTACCACGGTCCACGCTTCGAATACCACACGATCGCGGTGGCCGCCCAGCTCGCTCGCCACGGAGTGTTCCTGATCCCGCAGACCTCGGCACCGTTCCGATACAGCGATCGCCCCCGGATGGAGCACGACCAGGGTGACGCCGAGTATCACCGCTTCCGGGCCGGGACCGGTATCACCTTGCACGCCAACTGCGGCATCGATACCAGCTACTACCGCGACGACTGGCACCACCCGCCGCCCACGACCGAGATCGTCACCTGCGATTTCACCGACACCGCTCGCGCGCGCCGGCGCCGCTCTCAGGCCACGGTCACTCAGATCACTCACGCGTTCGCCCGGCCGGGCTGGCCCGACCGGGCCGCCAGCTGA
- a CDS encoding YraN family protein: MARAECNQGNTTVDGPDPADGAVPLPTVGTDVDVAAEYLRRQGFTIVATSWRCRYGVLDVIAQDEKYTVFIRVTDSSLPPQDWSFAARQRHRRLALLWLAEQHEPVWQLRFDAVTVDRAQDRTPVITHHLAVC; the protein is encoded by the coding sequence ATGGCTCGCGCTGAATGCAATCAGGGCAACACGACCGTCGACGGCCCCGACCCCGCCGACGGCGCTGTGCCATTACCGACCGTGGGAACTGACGTCGACGTCGCCGCAGAGTATTTGCGCCGTCAGGGCTTCACCATCGTCGCGACGTCGTGGAGATGCCGATATGGCGTGCTGGACGTGATCGCGCAGGACGAGAAGTACACGGTGTTCATCCGCGTCACCGATTCCTCACTACCACCCCAGGATTGGTCGTTCGCCGCGCGTCAACGTCATCGCCGTCTTGCCTTGCTCTGGCTGGCCGAGCAGCACGAGCCGGTGTGGCAGTTGCGCTTCGACGCCGTCACGGTGGACAGGGCCCAGGATCGAACTCCTGTCATCACCCATCACCTGGCGGTGTGCTGA
- a CDS encoding DUF4192 family protein — translation MSSPRFDPAALIASMPASLGYDPQRRIVLVLLNTGSEDRNLGRSAVASFALTDPVAAEVVRVCDAARHVGASCTLAIVVDDRLSDSLSCTTLDYELTVLLATLAGGLDHACAPLTHLWMTTAITAGSPWWSLTDTADRGVLPDPQRTAAACDRSAEGYTTYASRQALLEAVSPDPRLAAEVENLTPRQFAELAMVLTEHGDGKDA, via the coding sequence ATGTCGTCTCCACGATTCGATCCCGCCGCGTTGATTGCCTCGATGCCGGCCTCGCTGGGCTACGATCCGCAACGTCGGATTGTGCTCGTACTATTGAACACCGGCAGCGAGGACCGAAACCTGGGCCGCAGCGCGGTCGCGTCCTTCGCTTTGACCGACCCGGTCGCTGCGGAGGTCGTGCGCGTGTGCGATGCCGCACGCCATGTCGGTGCCTCCTGCACTCTGGCGATCGTTGTCGATGACCGTCTGAGCGACTCGCTGTCGTGCACGACACTGGATTACGAACTCACGGTGCTGCTCGCCACGCTGGCCGGCGGTCTCGATCATGCCTGTGCCCCGCTGACACATCTGTGGATGACCACGGCAATCACCGCCGGTTCGCCATGGTGGTCGCTCACCGACACCGCCGATCGTGGTGTTCTCCCCGATCCGCAACGAACAGCCGCTGCCTGCGACCGCAGCGCCGAGGGCTACACCACCTACGCGTCCAGACAGGCCCTGCTCGAGGCGGTGTCTCCGGATCCGCGACTGGCCGCCGAAGTCGAGAATTTGACGCCGAGACAGTTCGCTGAGTTGGCGATGGTGTTGACCGAGCATGGTGACGGTAAGGATGCGTGA
- a CDS encoding DUF4192 domain-containing protein, whose translation MHDESTTQTPGATEHVAAGADQSSTAKTLVLVGDPGELIAGIPAMIGFPPQRSLVVLILRPVHEGTSVLVDAVMRIDLDQDEGRTPLRATTVARCVSQVAVHADRVTVLAVVVDDRVTEPRMPAGDIGESCRAGRFERLVADLAERLTTADIELAAAWAVQAIEPEQPWSTLVGPARAGVLPDPADSAIADGAKVVGSRAELEAAVRADVELQQEVSVLLDAALAAGRDRQARAAQRDDPSSYCRRSLEYVLLQVASIEAGGQLMAPELAELAVALRDRAVRDVMFALAVGEHAAAAETLWSIMARAQSGRDRAEAAALLAYSAYVRGDGPVAGIALEAALGTDPEHPLATLLETALSIGMRPEKMTRLAHSGFEAATDLGVDLGEPSPSIPHGSADLESHDGR comes from the coding sequence ATGCACGACGAGTCAACCACCCAGACGCCTGGAGCGACCGAGCATGTCGCTGCTGGCGCTGATCAGAGTTCGACGGCGAAAACCCTTGTCTTGGTCGGTGATCCGGGTGAACTGATCGCTGGGATTCCCGCCATGATCGGGTTCCCGCCGCAGCGTTCGCTGGTCGTGCTCATCCTGCGGCCGGTCCACGAGGGCACCTCCGTGCTCGTCGATGCGGTGATGCGGATCGATCTCGATCAGGACGAGGGCCGCACCCCGTTGCGGGCCACCACGGTGGCCCGTTGCGTCTCACAGGTCGCCGTGCACGCAGACCGAGTGACGGTGCTCGCGGTCGTCGTCGATGACCGGGTGACAGAACCGAGAATGCCTGCGGGGGATATCGGCGAATCGTGCAGGGCTGGACGATTCGAGAGACTTGTCGCCGATCTCGCCGAGCGGCTCACTACCGCGGATATCGAGCTCGCAGCGGCATGGGCGGTGCAGGCAATCGAGCCCGAGCAGCCATGGTCGACCTTGGTCGGGCCCGCACGGGCAGGGGTCTTGCCAGATCCCGCCGATTCGGCGATCGCTGACGGTGCGAAGGTCGTCGGTTCGCGCGCTGAGCTCGAGGCCGCGGTGAGAGCCGATGTCGAACTGCAGCAGGAAGTGTCCGTACTGCTGGACGCTGCCCTGGCCGCCGGCCGCGACCGGCAAGCCCGCGCAGCACAACGTGACGATCCCAGCTCCTACTGCAGGCGGTCCCTGGAATATGTGTTGTTGCAGGTAGCCAGTATCGAGGCCGGTGGGCAGTTGATGGCTCCGGAATTGGCGGAACTGGCTGTCGCCCTGCGTGATAGAGCGGTACGTGATGTGATGTTCGCGCTCGCCGTCGGCGAGCACGCGGCGGCTGCCGAAACGTTGTGGTCGATCATGGCGCGGGCTCAGTCGGGTCGCGATCGTGCCGAGGCCGCGGCGTTGCTCGCCTACAGCGCCTACGTCCGCGGCGACGGCCCCGTGGCCGGCATCGCCCTGGAGGCCGCCCTGGGCACCGACCCCGAACATCCCCTGGCCACGCTGCTCGAAACTGCCCTGTCCATTGGGATGCGGCCGGAAAAGATGACCCGGCTGGCTCACAGCGGCTTCGAGGCTGCCACCGATCTCGGCGTCGACCTGGGTGAACCGTCACCGTCGATACCGCACGGATCCGCTGACCTGGAGTCACACGATGGCCGATGA
- a CDS encoding histone-like nucleoid-structuring protein Lsr2, with protein MARKVTVELVDDFDGESKAEDTVRFGIDGVEYEIDLSARNAEELRAALAPWTEAARRVGRAPRGKEGKGRSVRDREQTAAIREWARQNGVEVSSRGRIAAEVVTAYEKAAG; from the coding sequence GTGGCGCGCAAGGTGACTGTCGAACTCGTGGACGACTTCGACGGCGAATCCAAGGCCGAAGATACCGTCCGGTTCGGCATCGACGGGGTCGAGTACGAGATCGACCTGTCGGCGAGGAACGCGGAGGAGTTGCGTGCGGCGCTGGCACCGTGGACCGAGGCGGCACGCCGGGTCGGCCGGGCGCCACGGGGTAAAGAGGGCAAGGGGCGCTCGGTGCGCGATCGTGAGCAGACCGCCGCGATCCGGGAATGGGCGCGGCAGAACGGGGTCGAGGTGTCGAGCCGCGGCCGGATCGCCGCCGAGGTCGTCACCGCCTACGAAAAAGCGGCCGGCTAG